CCCCCAAGAGCCTGGCACCCACCTGGGACCCCTCCCCGGCTCCATTCAGCCGTCCCCAGGGtccctcagcacccccccagggaccccccaagaccccaacacccccccagagcccccccaacAACCTAACAtccccccaggtccccccccCAAGATCCTGGCACCCCCTTAGGGACCCCCCAAGACCCCGataccccccccagacccccaccCCAGGACCCTGACACCCCCCAGCAACCCCCCAATACCCCCCTAGGgacccctccccagccccctgcacccaccccagcccccatgggacccccagacccccaccccagggcccccccccggACTCCCCCCGTTACCATGTGCAGGGTGTCGGTGCCCACCGCCCCCCCGGGCCGGACTCCCCTGGGCCCGTGCTCGAAGACGGCCCCGTCCTCGGTGCGGGTGCTCTGCAGCCACCCCCCGAGGCGGCCGCtggcctccagcagcaccacctgggggggggggaaccgcGGTCACGGCCACCGGGGGGAACcgggggtaccggggggggcAACGGGGGGAACGGGGGGGAAcaggggggcactggggggcaccgggaggaaactgggggggactgggggaaACCGACAGGGAaccggggagcaccgggggggcccaggggacaccggggggggatCAGGGGGTACCGGGGGGGGACCGGGAGGGAACGGGAGGCaccggggggcgccggggggcaccgggggaaACCGAGAGGGAGCCGGGGAACACCGGAGGGGCACCGGGAGGGaccggggggggaccggggggttCCGTAGGGGACCGGGGGGCACCGGAGAAGGACCGGGAAGGAACCGGGAGGcaccgggggcaccggggaAGGTGCTCAGAGCCCCCCCGGTCCCTCCCCGCTCACCTTTGGCGGCTGGGGGGCTCGGGCCAGGTGGTAGCAGGCGGCCAGGCCGCTGATGCCGCCCCCCAGCACGGCCACGGTGCGCGGCATTGGGGGCGCTGCCGAAACGGGGAGGGGGGGCCCGGGggtgcccggcccggccgcgccCCGCTCCCGGTTTCCCTCCGGACACCGAAACCGCGAGCACCGCTCAGAGCTCGGGGGGGGCCGCCCCTCCTCGGTGATTGGtggagagggagggggcggggttAACGGCAGCCAATAGCGCGGCGCTGTCTCATTGATGGACGCGGCAGGCCCCGCCCTTAGGGTGGCTCCGCCCCCCTGGTGGCTCCGCCTCCCTGATtggccccgcccctcccgcaacaagccacgccccctccctaTAAGACACGTGTAGGATAAGCCCCGCCCCCGTTCCATAGCCACGCCCATTACCTATAGCCACGCCCACTTTCTAACCACGCCCCTGCTTATAACCACGCCCACTGTTCTATAGCCCCGCCCCTTTGGttctggccccgccccctgccccatagccccgccccctctctctgccccccccccagcgcccccagccagggctcccccccccccccaaatccccccaaaactcctcgtttttggtctttttttaataaatttattcaCAAAAGCCCCTGGGGTGGGGCCGCCGGGGCTCTGTACAGCCGCCCAaccgcggcccccccccccccccgttaaCCGGGGACCGGGActtggaggggggggaggggggggtcccgggcaggtgggaggaggaggaggaggaggagggggtcccgggggggggtccccggggggggggcgcagctcAGGGCCTCCTGCCGGGGGGGTCGTGGAGCTCGTAGAAGAGGACGTAGCCCTCGCTGGACGGCACCTGGTTCTCGCTGATGGGCGACACGCTGCGGCCGCAGCCTCAGCACGGAGCCACGGGGGGGGGGTgaaaggggttggggggggtcagggggggtcaaggtttatgggggggggggtcaatttttggggtggggggcacctaCCGGGAGTCGTTGTAGAGCCGCCAGCCCGAGGGGTCGCGGCAGAAGGCGGTGTAGTGGCCGTAGTGCACGCTGCCCGAGTGGTTGCAGAGCGCGTAGAGGCTGTACACGGGGCTGCCTGCGTGGCGGGGGGCACAGCTCAGAGCTGAGACCCCCCCCCTTAaatccctgcccccccccccccccgtgaccCCCCTGGCCCCCCCTTACCCGCCTTCTCGCTGGCGAACTCGCGCAGgttgagctgctgcagggggaaGTCGACGAAGACGGAGCACTTCTTGATGGAGTAGCGCGTGGTGGAGAAACGGTTGAGgtctggggtggggggggccctggggtTAAGGGACATCACCCGGACAAggcagggacccccccgggacccctccccaaaaataaaaaatgagggGTTCCTGAAGGATACGCAGCACCAGGACGCGGGGGAAGCGCTGGATGGTGAGCTTCTTGGTGCTGCGCGTGCGCTGCCGGCACTTGTCGCACACGGGCGCGTTCTCCGagtccagctcctcctccttgGTGAAGAGGCTGAAGCAGTCGTGCAAAGAAACCTTCCCGCCCGCGAAGCTCTTCTGCAAATTGGGGGGGCTTAGATtaacctggggggggggctctaaTTAACCACAAGAGGATCAATTAACCAAGGGGGATCCCGTCCTACCTTGGGGATGGGCAGCGAGAGGTCGCAGAAGACCTCGAAGGTGGTGGAGCGGTAGCCACACGCCTGGCACTTCAGGCAGCTCTTCAGCTGCCCCACAAAGAGGTCTGGGGGGGGCCAGGGGGGGTCAGCACGGCCCCAAAaacctggggaccccccccagccatgAGGGGCTGCCCCACGGTGGCCGCGCTCACCCACGATCTTGCTGTCCTCCCTCTCCAGGTAGCGCTTCCACATCAGGTTGGCGCGCTCGTCGTCGCTgcggggggtcagggggggtcgGTGAGGgcctgtgacccccccccctgTGTCTCCCACCCCTCCAGTGTCCCCCCAACCTCAGCGTGTCGCTGTCCTCGGgcgcgggggggcggcgggtGTCTGCCAGGATGCTGGGGGTCCTGCGGGCCTTGCGGTTGATCTCGGCGTGGAGCCGGTCCATGAAGAACTTGAGGAACTCCTGCgcgtcctgctggctgcagcgcGCGGCcctcagcacccatgggtgccccccggccccgccagATCCCCTGGGCAGACTCAGACCCCCTCGGAGGGGcaatttggaggggggggggtttgACCCTCGCCTCACCGCTGCGGCGCCCTGGGGACCTCCAGGCCCCAATtaggggatggggctgagcacccaagggtgcccccagcccccaagtGTGGGGATCAGGGTGAGcagagcacccccagcacccacccacAAGGGGAAAGCACCCAGGggtcccccccagcacccagctgcagggatgaggctgagcacccatgggtgcccccttGGCACCAGCCGTGGGAACGAAGGCGAGCACCCAGAGGTGCCCCCAGCACCCGTAAGGACGGCgctgagcacccccagcccccacccACCAGCGGcgagcacccaagggtgccccccagcacccaaccACACGAGATAAGGGAACAAACCCCCCTGGtgtccccccagcacccacccacAGACACGAGGCCGTGCCCCTGGTGCTCCCCCACGACCCCAACCAGCACCCAAGCGTGGGCACGAGGacgagcacccatgggtgctgctgaCCTGTAGCCGGTGAAGGAGGGGACGTATTTCTGGAACACGGCCTTGAAGCGCCCGGGGTTGACGGCCTCGGTGGGCTCGGGGTGCCACAGCGCCGCGATGACATCGGcgaaggctgcggggggggaACGGGAGGCATCAGGGGGGTTTATGTCAAGGAGatgagcacccatgggtgctgggggggggtggcaCCACCCTCGGTGAGCTCctggggggcgcggggcccggcgggctgctcctgcaggtaGTCCTTGCGCAGGCAGTAGTCGCGCAGGGGCTTGGTGCTGCTCAGGCACTGCAGCACCGCGTTCATGAAGCACTGCGGGACAGAAGGACGTGGGGACGTggggagggggatttggggacactgggacacggggaggggggtgtggggacaccggggacaAGGCAAGGACTgaggacagggacatggggacaggaacacggggacacgggatgtggggacactggggacaagGACTTggggagagggatttggggacaccaGGGACAAGgactggggacggggacacggggatggggatttGGGACACTGGGGACAAAGACAGGGAACAAGGACATGGGGACTTggggagggggatttggggacagggatgggacagGGCGacgtggggacacagggacaaggggacacgggttgcccccccccccttaccgTGTTGCCCAAATTCCGGAGCCCGACGTGGccggagcccagcagcagcgcgTGGGGGGTCTGCGGGGACACCAGGACagagccctcagcccccccacacaccaccacccccgggggggggggctgggggcgagccaggaccccccccctcacccccaacccccccatttcccccttaccccccccattcccccactccccccttgccctccccccccttttacCTCTTGGCGCCCCaacagcagccccagggcccccccggcccccggaggtgaggatggggcaggaggccggggggcagcggggggggccgcggggggggcagctccagcagcgTGGCGCCCCGTGGCCCCACCATGGCACAGCGGGGACGGGACCGTGCCCCCCTCTGACCCCCCCCCTCGTTAATCTGCCCCCCCCCACACTCGTTAGCTTGATCCGATTTGCCCCCGGGGCTATTCTGGGCTCATCTTAGAGGGGGGGGGATTAATTAGAGGTGGGGgtggagccgggggggggcactgggtggTGGCACTGTGCTGGGGacctgtgggggggggggcacagatcTGGGGGCAGCGATTTGGGGACAagcccccccccatcccactgccACCACCCTGGGGTTTCACCCAGGGCAAGCGGGGGGGGGCAAAAACCAAGCGaggacccccccacaccccaaatccccccccaaaaaccagGATTtgacccccccgtgccccccccaaccccctcttACAGCCGCCGCCTTCTCCTCGGGCCTGCTGGGGGCCGGCCCCCTGcccgtggtggtggtggtgttgttgggggggggcggcggcggcgagccCCCGGGCACGGGCCCGTCGGAGGGGGGGGGCCCACGAACgaacggggagggggggtcaCGAGTCCGGGGCCAGCCCTCGTGGCGCACGGAGAGCAGCGGGGGCGCGCTGGGGGGGCCACCGTTGACCCGGCGTAGGGACGAGCTCCTCCGGAGAGCCGAGGCGGTGGCGTGCTGCCGGtactggggggggtcccgagggtGGTCCCGAGGGTCccggtggtgctggtggtggtccCGGGGGGGTgtgaggagggggggggcaccgtcCCGCAGCGCCAAGCGGCTGAGcgccgccgccacctcctcgcCGCTCAGGTCGCCGATGCTGACGGATTTGGAGCGCGCCAGGTTGCCGCGAGGACGGCGCTCGGCGGCCGGCAGCGAGAAGGacgtggaggaagaggaggaggaggaggaggaggaagatgaggaggatgaagaCGAAGACGAAACGCCGCCCGGGGGGGGCCGTGCCGCCCCCTCCCACCGCCGGGGAGGCGGGCACCCGCACCCCGTGGTCCGCTTTGAGGGGTCCCCGGCGCGCGGCTGAGCCCCGTttcgccgcccggccccgctccagctccagcttctTGCCCCTTTCGTCCaagggggggggccgggggggcaaCAGGCGAAGTTTGGGGGCCGGGGAGAGGCCGTTGGCGGCggggctcagcccccccccgggacgTTCCTGGCTCACGGCGCGGCCGGGGGGGTCGCGGCTTCGGCCCAGGCGTTGCTCCGAAGCCTGGGGCATGGTCGGGaggagcctgggggggggcaaaaggagggagctgggggggggggaataaaaaataaaataaaaaatataaaggggggggtgcggggggggaggagggggtggggggcgccCACCTCTCACAGCCCCCCGAGGAGCGCGGCCGGCCGGAGCGTCCCATCGGGGGGGGGCCTGCGGCGTTAAGAGAGGGGCCCAGtcattttggggggggcacggggggggcagGTCAccaggtgggggggggcaggtcccagctctgtgccctcATCCAGAGACCCCCACCCTTtgcccgtccccccccccccatcaatGAGGCACCGTCCCGTGTCCTACCTGggtgctgtgccccccccacccccaccccgtgtcccccccccaggacgtgccccctgcccagctctgcccccccACAGTCCCCATCCCTTGTCCTCCCCCTTGTCCCCCCGTTACCCCATGCCCCCTCCCCAGGTGATGCCCCCATTGGCCCCGTTCTGTGCCCCCCCGACCCTGTCCCTC
This Anas platyrhynchos isolate ZD024472 breed Pekin duck chromosome 26, IASCAAS_PekinDuck_T2T, whole genome shotgun sequence DNA region includes the following protein-coding sequences:
- the USP21 gene encoding ubiquitin carboxyl-terminal hydrolase 21; this translates as MAAGAAELLPWRPAGGPPPMGRSGRPRSSGGCESSLLLPPPRLLPTMPQASEQRLGRSRDPPGRAVSQERPGGGLSPAANGLSPAPKLRLLPPRPPPLDERGKKLELERGRAAKRGSAARRGPLKADHGVRVPASPAVGGGASFSLPAAERRPRGNLARSKSVSIGDLSGEEVAAALSRLALRDGAPPLLTPPRDHHQHHRDPRDHPRDPPQYRQHATASALRRSSSLRRVNGGPPSAPPLLSVRHEGWPRTRDPPSPFVRGPPPSDGPVPGGSPPPPPPNNTTTTTGRGPAPSRPEEKAAATPHALLLGSGHVGLRNLGNTCFMNAVLQCLSSTKPLRDYCLRKDYLQEQPAGPRAPQELTEAFADVIAALWHPEPTEAVNPGRFKAVFQKYVPSFTGYSQQDAQEFLKFFMDRLHAEINRKARRTPSILADTRRPPAPEDSDTLSDDERANLMWKRYLEREDSKIVDLFVGQLKSCLKCQACGYRSTTFEVFCDLSLPIPKKSFAGGKVSLHDCFSLFTKEEELDSENAPVCDKCRQRTRSTKKLTIQRFPRVLVLHLNRFSTTRYSIKKCSVFVDFPLQQLNLREFASEKAGSPVYSLYALCNHSGSVHYGHYTAFCRDPSGWRLYNDSRVSPISENQVPSSEGYVLFYELHDPPGRRP